In one window of Mobiluncus massiliensis DNA:
- the trxA gene encoding thioredoxin has translation MSEAIEVNESNFTAEVLESDVPVLVDFWAVWCGPCRQMAPIVDQIAADFGDRLKVAKCDVDNNPSIQAQYGVSAIPTFNIFKGGKVVHQIIGGRPRSQFKSEIEAALA, from the coding sequence ATGTCCGAAGCAATTGAAGTCAACGAAAGCAATTTTACTGCCGAGGTTTTGGAATCTGACGTTCCGGTACTGGTGGATTTCTGGGCCGTCTGGTGCGGTCCGTGCCGTCAGATGGCGCCGATTGTGGACCAGATTGCCGCTGACTTTGGCGATCGTCTGAAAGTCGCCAAGTGTGACGTTGATAACAACCCATCTATCCAGGCTCAGTACGGCGTTTCCGCCATTCCGACCTTCAACATTTTCAAGGGCGGCAAGGTCGTTCATCAGATTATCGGGGGCCGGCCCCGCTCTCAGTTCAAATCAGAGATTGAAGCCGCCCTCGCCTGA